Genomic window (Fodinibius sp. Rm-B-1B1-1):
GTCGGTGCGTGTATGCACCCCACGGCTTTCTTCACGCTGCAGGGCTGACATTGTTATAAATTTTGCAATCTGTAACATTCCTTGCGAACGCAAAGTGTAATATTCATTTTTGCTCGATGGTAAATTCATCTGCAATTGATCGAACACATCATAAGCCTCTTCCAAACCTTTTTTATGGCGTTGGATTCCTACATGCTTACTCAATATGTTGGAAACGTTCTGTTGTAACTCAGAAAAAAGTGGCTCCAACTCTTTGTTTACTTCAAAACCACCTGGAACAGAAGTCACGGTGACAGTCCGATCATTTGTAACTGCGTGATCGATCGCTCGTTTACTAAACACCAAACATTCGAGCAACGAATTGCTTGCCAATCGATTAGCCCCATGGACTCCTGTTGCAGCCACTTCACCACAGGCATAAAGTCCCGTTACGGATGTTTGCCCATCTAAATCAGTAGCAATACCGCCAATACAATAATGGGCAGATGGAGCAACCGGAATACCTTCACATGTTATATCAACTCCTTGATCTTCAATTCGCTGCATTAAAGAAGGAAAATGATTTCGCAATTTATCAACATCCAAATGACGAACATCCAGATACACAAATTGGGATTTATGCTCTTGGATCTGTCTGAATATTTCTTGGGAAACGATATCTCTCGGGGCCAGTTCTTTTTGGGGATGATCATTCATAAACCGTTCACCGGCTTCATTATACAAACGAGCTCCTTCCCCACGGACGGCTTCACTAATCAAAAAGGTAGTCCCATCTTCGGCGTAAAAAACAGTAGGATGAAATTGGATAAATTCTAAGTCCTTAAGCTCGGCACCCACATTGTATCCCAGCCACAGTCCATCACCGGTTGAGGTGTGTGGATTGGTACTGCGCTGATATAGTCTCGAATATCCGCCGGTTGCTAAAATAGTTATGGGACTTTGCAACGTCAGCAATTTTTCATCCTGATAACAATAGGCCTTAGCTCCAAAACACCCATCCTCATTAATCATTAACGCATAAACAAAAGTGCTCTCAATAATTTCGATATTAGGTTGGTTGATAACCTGAGCCATCAAGAAATCAATCAATGCTTTTCCGGTAGCCGCTCCATTGGCATGTAACACACGCCGATTGGAGTGTCCTCCTTCCAGACCGAGTTCAAGCTTACCATTTGAGCTATCAAACGCCATTCCTCTATCAATTAACTCTCGAACCCTTTCTGATCCCTCTTTAACTATAATTTCGACCGCTTGCTCATCACAATATCCGCGGCCGGCATCAAGAGTATCCTGTTGGTGACTTTCAAAACTGTCGTTGGCATCACATACAGCTGCAATGCCACCTTGGGCCCAGTAACTGCTACTGGCTTTAAGACTGGATTTGGTAACAAGAATAACTTCACCAAATTGACTGGCATGTAGTGCTGCATTTAAACCGGCAGCACCACTTCCAATAATTAGAAAATCTGTTGTAAAGATATTGCTGTTCACTTCTGAGGTATCACTAAATTTCCTTCCAAATATAAGGCTTTGAAATCAGCTCCCCTAACTTCTGTTTTAAGACATGGACTAAATAAAAAAGCCCCTCACCACATGGTGAGAGGCTTTTAACTGTCATTAAGGTCTGCTGTTATTCTTTGTCGTCTTCATCGACAACTTCAAAATCAGCATCAACGGCATCGTCTTCATCACCGCCGCCTTGATCAGCTTCAGCTCCCTGGGCTCCGTTTGGAGCACCTGCTCCGGCAGCAGCACCTGCTGCGGCACCGGGTCCAGCGCCTGCACCTGGCTGACCTTGTCCTTGAGCAGCTGACTGATAAATCTCTTGTGAAGCTTCTGACCATGCATTATTCAATTCTTCCATGGCATCGTCGAGTTCATCCACTTTTTCTTGATCGTGGAGCTCTTTCACTTTCTCAAGTGCAGCTTCGATCTTCTCTTTATTTTCATCAGAGATTTTATCTTCATGCTCATCAAGTTGCTTTCGTGTAGAGAACACAAGACTGTCGGCCTTGTTGAGTTTCTCGGCACGCTCGCGGATGCGTTCATCCTCTTCAGCATGCTCTTCGGCCGCTTCCTTCATTTTCTCGATCTCTTCTTCGGATAATCCGGAAGAAGATTCAATGCGAATGCTCTGTTCTTTGCCAGTACCTTTATCTTTGGCACTTACATTGAGCACACCGTCAGCATCAATATCGAACTTAACCTCAATTTGGGGAACGCCACGTGGTGCCGGTGGAATTCCGTCTAAGTGGAATCGTCCAAGCGTTCGGTTATCCTGCGCTTTGGCACGCTCACCCTGCAGCACGTGAATTTCTACGCTGGTTTGATTGTCAGCAGCAGTAGAGAATGTTTCCGTCTTGCTGGTTGGGATGGTCGTGTTTGCTTCGATAAGCTGCGTAGATACACCGCCGAGCGTTTCAATACCAAGCGACAATGGTGTAACATCAAGTAGTACAACGTCATCTACATCACCAGACATTACACCACCTTGGATAGCAGCACCCACGGCAACA
Coding sequences:
- the nadB gene encoding L-aspartate oxidase, producing MNSNIFTTDFLIIGSGAAGLNAALHASQFGEVILVTKSSLKASSSYWAQGGIAAVCDANDSFESHQQDTLDAGRGYCDEQAVEIIVKEGSERVRELIDRGMAFDSSNGKLELGLEGGHSNRRVLHANGAATGKALIDFLMAQVINQPNIEIIESTFVYALMINEDGCFGAKAYCYQDEKLLTLQSPITILATGGYSRLYQRSTNPHTSTGDGLWLGYNVGAELKDLEFIQFHPTVFYAEDGTTFLISEAVRGEGARLYNEAGERFMNDHPQKELAPRDIVSQEIFRQIQEHKSQFVYLDVRHLDVDKLRNHFPSLMQRIEDQGVDITCEGIPVAPSAHYCIGGIATDLDGQTSVTGLYACGEVAATGVHGANRLASNSLLECLVFSKRAIDHAVTNDRTVTVTSVPGGFEVNKELEPLFSELQQNVSNILSKHVGIQRHKKGLEEAYDVFDQLQMNLPSSKNEYYTLRSQGMLQIAKFITMSALQREESRGVHTRTDYPELDPQSNHNTFYRERFKVLSV